Below is a genomic region from Tepidiforma bonchosmolovskayae.
GGTTGGGCGGTGGCTGACGCCGAAGGGCGACCAGATCGAAGGGCTCGGCGTCAAACCAGACATCGAGGTGCCGATGAGTTATGACGATTACGTCGACCAGGGCGACATCCAGCTCTTTAAGGCAATCGACCTCCTGCGCGGGAACTGACCTCGCGGTAGACTGGGATAGCATCCAGCGGGCCCATCGCCGATGGGCCCGCTGCGTTTCACCCAGACATGTCCGACGCAACCATTGCCCAGAACCGCCGCGCCAGGCACGACTACGAAATCCTCGCCCGCTTCGAGGCCGGTATTGTCCTGACCGGGAGCGAGATCAAGTCAGTCCGGGAACACAAGGTGCAGCTGCAGGGCTCGTACGCCCGGATTAAGGACGGCGAGGTCTGGCTCATCGGGGCACATATCGCCCCGTACCGGAACGCGGGGTACGCGGCCCACGACCCGACCCGCGACCGCAAGCTCCTCCTCCACAAGCAGGAGATTCGGCGCATCGCCCGGATGGTCGAGGAGAAGGGGCTCACGCTGGTCCCGCTTTCGATGTACTTCAAGCGCGGCAAGGCGAAAGTCGAGCTGGGTGTGGGCCGGGGCCTGAAACGGTACGACAAGCGGGAAGCGCTGAAGCAGCGAGACCAGCAGCGCGCGCTCCAGGAGGCGCTCCACCGGAGGCGGTAGTCCCCAGGGGCGAACAGCTGTGCTATGATGGGGGCATCACGGGGACGAAAGGATTCGACAGGAAGCCAGGTAGCCGGATAGCAGGCCGAGGTTGGCTGTCACCCTCGTTAATCAGGCGGCCAAAAATAAACGGCAACACTCGCCAACTCGCTCTCGCCGCTTAGTGCGGAGCCGTCCTCCCCAGGGCCCGGCCTGGTAGCACTGGGGTAGGGCGTCACCAAAGCCAGGCTGCCGCGGGCTGACGCCGATACCGCCCGCGAAAGACGCATCGGCTGGCCGGAGAACGTGGGGACCACCACTGCAGTTCCCCGGCGAGACCTCTATCGGTGGGAAAGCCTGTAGGATAATCCGGAGCCGACCTTCTCTGGACCGGGAGTTCAACTCTCCCGCGTCTCCACCAACGACACCACAACGGCCGGGGCAGCTGCCCCGGCCGTCGTCGTTCTGCTCCAGGGTACCGCCCTGACCGCGGGCCCAGGGGGGAGCCAAGGAGTCAGCTTGTAGGTGATGCCGCGGCCGCCCGCTTTTCGGCGATGAGCCGGTCGAGTTCCTCCTTCAGCCGGTCGAGGACGGTGTCGTACGGGAACGCGCCGAGTTCTTCTTCGCCGCGCTTCAGATTGACGAAGGTGGGGGCGCACCAGAGACCCAAATCCGCATCGTCGGTCTCGCCCGGCCCGTTTACCCGGCAGCCCATCACCGCAATCGTTATGTCGTATTCCTTCGCGTAGGCGGTCATCTCCTTCACCTTGAAGGCGAGGTCGACGAACGCCTCGTTTTCGACCCGGCTGCAGCTCGGGCAGCTGATGATGTTCAGCCCGCCCTCGAGGAACTGCGGCACCGAACGGAACCGCCCGGCCTCCACGTCCGCGATGATCTGCCGCCCAACTTCCACCTCGCGCCACTTCTCGGCGAACGGCAGCGTCAGCGAAACCCGGATCGTGTCGCCGATGCCGCGGGACAGCAGCTGTTCGAAGGCGATGCGCGTCTTGATCGCGCCGTCCGGCAGCATCCCGGCCTCCGTCACGCCGAGGTGGAGCGGCACCTCAGGACGAATCGCCGCGAACCGCACGTTCGCCTCGATGACCTTCCGGGGGTCCGAATCCTTCAGCGAGACGACGTAGCGGTCGAACCCGAGGTCGTCGAGGATGGCGCAGTGCTCGATGGCGCTTTCGACCATCGCCGTCACGCCTTCGAGGCCCGGCGGGTCCGCGCCTTCGAACTTCGCGTCCATCTCCGGGTCGACCGAGCCGCAGTTCACGCCGACCCGCACGGCGAGGTCGTGGCGGGCCGCCGTCTCGGCGATGAAGGCCACCTTCTCCCGGACGGTCTTCTGCTTTTCGTGATGGTGGAGGTGCCCCGGGTTGTACCGCACCTTGTTGACGTGCGGCGCGACCTGCGTGATCAGCCGGTAGTTCTCCTGCAGGTCGACGACGAGGTTCGCCTCCGGCACGCGGGCACGGATTTCGGCGAGGGCCGCGACATCCTTCGCGCTGTCGACCGCGATGCGGACCAGCCCGGCGCCCGCTTCGTGCAGCATCTTCGCCTGCGCTGCCGTCGCCTCGATGTCCGTCGTCCGCGTGGCGCACATCGATTGGACGACGATCGGGTTCCCCCCGCCGATGATGACCGTACCGGCCCGGACCGGCCGGGTATTCGCACGCTTCATACTCCCAGTCTATCAGCGGGCCGGTGAACGCGGCGTGAGCGGAGCAGGCCGCCGTGCGTCGGCACCCGTCGGCGGCCCGCCCCGCTCGCGGTCGCGCCTTGGCTAAGGCTGCGCGGGCGCCGACCCGATCGCCCAGCCGGTCGCGACGTTCCGCGCGTAGGTCGCGTGGCAGGCGCGGTAGGTCTCGAAGACGGAGGCCGCCTGCTCACGGGATGGCACCCCGCCGAAGGTGTAGCGCAGCTGGTTGTCTTCCCACCAGGTATCGGAGACCCAAATGCCCTGGTCGGTCAGGCACTTCCGCTCGGCCTCGATGGCGGCGACGTACTCCTCCCGCGCCACCTCCAGGTCCGCGAGGGCGCCCTGCTGCTCCGCGGGCGCTCCCTCGAGCACCCACTGCCGTTCGCCGGCAGGAATCAGGGCGGCATCGGTCGCGCGGCCGTCGGCGGTCGAGAGGGTCCCGGCGACGAAGGCCATCGCGAGAGCAGCCAGGCCGGAAATGGCGATGGTCAAGATGCTGCGGTCGGTGAAGCACCGCTTCAGGGAATCCATGTGTACTCCTCCTGTCCCCACCCGTAACCGGCAACGCCGATCTGGTGGCGGGTGAACGCCTCGCTGATCGCGAGGCCTGTGCTGTCGCTCACGTATGTCGAGCCGTACTTGTACGAGTTCGCGTACCAGTTCCCGCCGTACTGGTAGCTCAACTGGACGGTGGTCACCACCGCGCACGACGACGCAGCCGTACTTGCGACAGCGCCGACGCCCTGCCAGTTGGTCGTCCCAGACCAGGGGCAGTTCCACGAATCAGTGTTGACCGTCATGGCCGCTGCCAGGCCAGTAAGCCCCAGCCCGGCGACGGCGGCGAGAAGGGCGGCGGTCAGTCGAGAGCGCTGGACCCGTGTCTGTCTGTCTGTCTGTCTGTCTGTCTGTCTGCCTGGGTCATTCACGGAAATCGTGCTCCTTTCCGCGAACCGTGCCGTGTCCGCAGCCGGATGTTACCGGACAGACGATTCATCACGTCAATAGCATTTGCGATGATTTTACAATCGGCTCCCGGCGCCGGACCTCACTGGTGCGGGCTGGCGTGGCTTTCCGGACCGCTCCCGGCGTTGCCGAACCAGCCCCGGTCGATGCCGGTGAACACGACGAGCGGCACGACGAGCAGGACGAACGCCGCCGCCATCGCGATGACCGGCCCGCGGTTCGCCTGGAGCACACCCTCGACGGGCGCCGTGTATTCGTTCCCGGCGGCGCGCGCCAGCGCCCGCGCCTTCGTCCGCAGCCGCAGGCTGTTCGCCATCACACTCACCGAGCTCAGCGCCATCGCTGCGCCAGCGAAAAGGGGATTGAGCAGCCCGAGCGCCGCGACCGGCAAAGCCACCACGTTGTAGCCGAAGGCCCAGGCCAGGTTCTGCTTGATGGTCGTCAGCGTTTCCCGCGACAGCGCGATCGCTTCAGCAATCTTCGC
It encodes:
- the smpB gene encoding SsrA-binding protein SmpB, whose translation is MSDATIAQNRRARHDYEILARFEAGIVLTGSEIKSVREHKVQLQGSYARIKDGEVWLIGAHIAPYRNAGYAAHDPTRDRKLLLHKQEIRRIARMVEEKGLTLVPLSMYFKRGKAKVELGVGRGLKRYDKREALKQRDQQRALQEALHRRR
- the ispG gene encoding (E)-4-hydroxy-3-methylbut-2-enyl-diphosphate synthase yields the protein MKRANTRPVRAGTVIIGGGNPIVVQSMCATRTTDIEATAAQAKMLHEAGAGLVRIAVDSAKDVAALAEIRARVPEANLVVDLQENYRLITQVAPHVNKVRYNPGHLHHHEKQKTVREKVAFIAETAARHDLAVRVGVNCGSVDPEMDAKFEGADPPGLEGVTAMVESAIEHCAILDDLGFDRYVVSLKDSDPRKVIEANVRFAAIRPEVPLHLGVTEAGMLPDGAIKTRIAFEQLLSRGIGDTIRVSLTLPFAEKWREVEVGRQIIADVEAGRFRSVPQFLEGGLNIISCPSCSRVENEAFVDLAFKVKEMTAYAKEYDITIAVMGCRVNGPGETDDADLGLWCAPTFVNLKRGEEELGAFPYDTVLDRLKEELDRLIAEKRAAAASPTS